One Scleropages formosus chromosome 8, fSclFor1.1, whole genome shotgun sequence DNA window includes the following coding sequences:
- the LOC108925798 gene encoding gamma-aminobutyric acid receptor subunit pi: MSVFNSRGIIFALAFILGRTMENFLLSAEVKEGEILPPTIQKLMKGYNKYLRPFFDNGPVTVGMSLDIASIDTISEINMDYTATIFLRQRWTDERLVFDGNKSLSLDGRLVELLWVPDTFIVDSKKSFLHDITVENRLIRIFPNGTVLYALRITTTVACNMDLTKYPMDKQTCTLQLESWGYNVNDVMFYWTRGNESVSGLDTLRLAQYTVEDHYTSVSEAIYETGHYPKLIFHFELKRSILYFILETYVPSSLLVVLSWVSFWISQSSVPARICIGVTTVLTMTTLMMGARTSLPNANCFIKAIDVYLGICFSFIFGALIEYAVAHFCTLQHPDITRGIMCERSTQECESEMNGILTTIASDSSRAKQRKEASGTAGGCGRGPSDGGEAEEEASEEAQDRCRKSLSLLKRAAQLANCCHVENPHYIDNYSRVSFPLSFILVNLLYWTYYLYF; encoded by the exons ATGTCTGTCTTTAATTCGAGAGGGATCATCTTTGCTCTCGCCTTCATCCTTGGCAG GACGATGGAAAACTTTTTACTCAGCGCAGAAGTGAAGGAGGGTGAGATCCTTCCACCCACAATCCAGAAGCTCATGAAGGGATACAACAAATACCTTCGGCCTTTCTTTGATA ACGGTCCTGTGACAGTGGGTATGAGTTTGGACATAGCGAGTATCGACaccatttctgaaataaacatg GACTACACAGCCACCATATTCCTGCGGCAGCGCTGGACAGATGAGCGTCTTGTTTTCGATGGAAACAAGAGCTTAAGTCTAGACGGCCGACTCGTGGAACTGCTGTGGGTCCCAGACACGTTCATCGTGGACTCCAAGAAATCTTTCCTCCATGACATCACGGTTGAGAACCGACTGATCAGGATATTTCCCAATGGCACAGTTCTTTATGCACTGAG GATCACCACAACTGTGGCCTGCAATATGGACCTCACCAAGTACCCCATGGATAAGCAAACCTGCACGCTGCAGCTGGAGAGCT GGGGCTACAATGTGAACGACGTCATGTTCTACTGGACCAGGGGCAACGAGTCGGTGAGCGGCTTGGACACGCTGCGGCTCGCCCAGTACACCGTGGAGGACCACTACACCTCCGTGTCCGAGGCCATTTACGAGACGG GACATTACCCCAAACTTATCTTCCACTTTGAACTGAAGAGGAGCATTCTGTATTTCATTCTGGAGACCTATGTGCCCTCGAGCCTCCTGgtggtcctgtcctgggtgtccttCTGGATCAGTCAGTCCTCTGTTCCCGCTCGCATCTGTATAG GGGTGACCACGGTCCTGACCATGACCACGCTGATGATGGGTGCCAGAACCTCACTGCCCAACGCCAACTGCTTTATCAAGGCCATCGATGTCTACCTGGGAATCTGCTTCAGCTTTATCTTCGGCGCCCTCATCGAGTACGCCGTCGCCCACTTCTGCACCTTGCAACACCCGGACATCACACGTGGAATCATG TGTGAACGCAGCACTCAAGAATGTGAGAGCGAGATGAACGGTATCCTCACCACCATCGCCAGCGACTCCAGCAGGGCCAAGCAGCGCAAGGAAGCATCCGGAACGGCGGGCGGCTGCGGCCGCGGCCCCTCCGACGGCGGCGAGGCCGAGGAGGAGGCGAGCGAAGAGGCGCAGGACCGCTGCCGGAAGTCCCTGTCCCTCCTGAAGAGGGCGGCCCAGCTGGCAAACTGCTGCCACGTGGAGAACCCGCACTACATAGACAACTACTCCCGCGTGTCCTTCCCTTTGTCCTTCATCCTCGTCAACCTCCTTTACTGGACGTACTACCTGTATTTTTAA